The sequence below is a genomic window from Gemmatimonadota bacterium.
GTCGGTTTTGTACTGGCGGGTCTTGTCGAGGCGGTCAAACACCAGCCAGCCTTCGTTCCAGACCTTTTCGGCTTTCGAGTACACCGAGAACGGGTCGCCGGACCAGAGCACTACGTCGGCCATCTTGCCGGGCTCCAGGGTGCCGGTGAGCTGATCGATCCCCAAGGTCCAGGCCGGGTTCGCGGTCACCCATCGAATCGCCTGGTCTCGGGTAACCGGAATCCCGGCGCGGTTCCCCGCGTACATCGCTTTTGCCGCATCTTGGTTCATGCGCTGAATCCCATCGGGGCTGTCGGTGTGGAGCACGCCCCGGGCCCCGGCGGCGGTCACCATCGCCAAGTTCTCGAGGATCTGGTCGTAGGCCTCCATCTTGAAACCGCCCCAGTCCGACCAAATCGACGCGGCCGTGCCCGCTTTGGCGAGCAGGTCGGCCACTTTGTAGGCCTCGATGCCATGGTGAAACGACCGGATCTTGAAGCCGAACTCCTGGGCCAAGTCGAGCATTTGGACCATTTCGTCCGCCCGGTAGCAGTGGTTCTGCACGAAGATCTCGCCCCGAAGCACGCCGGCGAGGGTCTCGAGCTTGAGGTCCCGGGTCGGCGGATCGCCCTTCCGGTCCTTGAGCCACTTGTCCCATCGCTGCCGGTATTGCTCCGCTTGGATGTATCCCGCCCGATAGCCGGCCATGTTGCCCATGGCGGTCGAGGGGCCCCGGCTTTGATACACTCGTTTCGGGTTCTCGCCGCAGGCCATTTTGAGACCGTACGGCGCGCCCGGGAATTTCATTTCTTGGACGGCCCGGGCGGGAACCAGCCGCACCACCACAGAACGACCGCCGAACAGGTTGGCCGAGCCGGGCAGGATTTGCGCGGTGGTCACGCCGCCGGCCACCGCGAGCGGGATCTGGGGATCGTGCGGCCAAAAGGAATGCTCGGCCCACACCTCGGCGGTGTTCGGGCTGGTGGCCTCGTTCCCGTCGGACTGCGCCGGGGCCCCTGGGGCAGGATACACCCCGATGTGGCTATGGGTGTCGATGAAACCGGGCGTCACGAATTTCCCGGTCCCATCGA
It includes:
- a CDS encoding amidohydrolase, giving the protein MMRGIWRLWLVGSMEAGVAAAAVAEQADDRFKDTLSIDRPQFPSTYRRRANPAVVIRNATVMTATGSELRGASILLQDGKIVAVGDVSTPPPGTVVVDGTGKFVTPGFIDTHSHIGVYPAPGAPAQSDGNEATSPNTAEVWAEHSFWPHDPQIPLAVAGGVTTAQILPGSANLFGGRSVVVRLVPARAVQEMKFPGAPYGLKMACGENPKRVYQSRGPSTAMGNMAGYRAGYIQAEQYRQRWDKWLKDRKGDPPTRDLKLETLAGVLRGEIFVQNHCYRADEMVQMLDLAQEFGFKIRSFHHGIEAYKVADLLAKAGTAASIWSDWGGFKMEAYDQILENLAMVTAAGARGVLHTDSPDGIQRMNQDAAKAMYAGNRAGIPVTRDQAIRWVTANPAWTLGIDQLTGTLEPGKMADVVLWSGDPFSVYSKAEKVWNEGWLVFDRLDKTRQYKTDFNLGQTEPGVGR